The genomic segment GTCACAGATCATTTTGTCTCCATTTTCAATGAAATGGAAGACCCGTACCTAAGAGAGCGTGCGCTAGACATTAAGGATATTTCAAACCGTATTCAAAGGCATTTGGCTGGTCTAGGTGAAGAAAATGAGATGGAAACAGATAAACCTGTTATCATAGTTGCACATGATTTAACTCCATCAGATACCGCTCAAATGGATACTGCTAAAGTATTAGGTTTTATTACTGAAATAGGTGGGAAAACTTCCCATACAGCAATTCTTGCTAGAACTTTAGAAATACCAGCAGTTGTTGGACTTCATGGCATTGTTTCAAAAGTTACCCATGGACAGCGCGTTGTACTAGATGGACGAGATGGAAAGGTATATATCGAGGCTGACAATAGCACGATAGAACATTTTAACAATGAGAAAATTATAATTGAAGAATATAAAACAAAGCTAAGTCAATTGAAATATACAAAG from the Firmicutes bacterium HGW-Firmicutes-1 genome contains:
- a CDS encoding phosphoenolpyruvate--protein phosphotransferase, producing the protein MIELKGIPASNGIGIGSVMIKKEIINPSLHNVTDTEQEKKRFKDARINSIKQLYGLYETTMIRIGEKEASIFAAHIALIEDEELINGVETSIEGNYWNAEWALKIVTDHFVSIFNEMEDPYLRERALDIKDISNRIQRHLAGLGEENEMETDKPVIIVAHDLTPSDTAQMDTAKVLGFITEIGGKTSHTAILARTLEIPAVVGLHGIVSKVTHGQRVVLDGRDGKVYIEADNSTIEHFNNEKIIIEEYKTKLSQLKYTK